One Ferroacidibacillus organovorans genomic window, GAGGAAGGCGTGCCGGTGGCGAACCTGATGGTCGATCAGGTGCTAAAGCAGGGGAAGTTGGCACACGGGGTCGCTCGCTACTTCATTCAGGCCTTGGCACAAACAGGGGGCGATGTGGCGACACTGTGCAGTGATGTGGCGCGCGGCGATGCAGACATTCTCTCGTTTCAAACGCTGCCAGAAGGAGAGATTCGCGCGCGCGGGGCGCAGTTGGCAGCCGCGGCGCTTGCGCGGATCGCGGCGCAAACGCACACAGCGCGAGGCGTATCCGCGCCGTCTCTCAGGCGGGCAGTCGCCGCTTCTCTACGTGATTGTCGCGACAGGCAATATCTATGAAGATGTCGTGCAGGCGCGCGCTGCGGCGCGACAAGGGGCGGATATCATCGCGGTCATCCGCAGCACTGGGCAGTCGCTGCTTGACTATGTGCCGTTTGGGGCGACGACAGAGGGCTTTGGCGGGACGTACGCCACACAGGAGAACTTTAAAATCATGCGCGCGGCGCTCGACGAGGTCGGTGAATCGCTGGGGCGCTACATCCGTCTGTGCAACTACTGTTCGGGGCTTTGCATGCCAGAAATCGCTGCGATGGGGGCGCTTGAGCGGCTTGACGTGATGCTCAATGACGCGCTGTACGGCATCCTTTTTCGCGATATCAACATGCAGCGGACGCTTGTCGACCAATCATTTAGCCGCATGATCAACGCGTATGCCGGGATTATCATCAACACGGGGGAGGACAACTACCTCACTACGGCAGATGCAGTGCAATCCGCACACACCGTGCTTGCGTCACAGTTGATCAATGAGCA contains:
- a CDS encoding lysine 5,6-aminomutase subunit alpha TIM-barrel domain-containing protein — protein: MPTAKMMLAEGKIEEARAEASRIAEDVTRYIRKRSTVAVERTVLRLLGVDGVDEEGVPVANLMVDQVLKQGKLAHGVARYFIQALAQTGGDVATLCSDVARGDADILSFQTLPEGEIRARGAQLAAAALARIAAQTHTARGVSAPSLRRAVAASLRDCRDRQYL